A single window of Oerskovia paurometabola DNA harbors:
- a CDS encoding ABC transporter permease, translated as MTDQTTAGPVASDPAAPAATDGAAPAWRRVASQTAFETRMILRNGEQLLVTIILPVMLLVGLARTSFIDLDTQGYSRIDFVTPGVLALAVMSTAFTSQAIATAFDRRNGVLRLLSTTPLGRGGLLAGKILGVLAVEVVQVVVLGGVALALGWSPDPAGILPALLAVLLGTAAFTSLALLLAGTLRAEGVLAVANLLLVLLTVAGGVLVPAAQLPGALEQVALLLPSGALGEAMRGALLLGEVPAFSVVVLLGWTAALGWGAGKLFRWH; from the coding sequence ATGACCGACCAGACGACGGCCGGCCCGGTCGCCTCGGACCCCGCCGCGCCGGCCGCGACAGACGGAGCCGCCCCCGCGTGGCGCCGGGTCGCGTCGCAGACGGCGTTCGAGACGCGCATGATCCTGCGCAACGGCGAGCAGCTGCTCGTGACGATCATCCTGCCCGTGATGCTGCTCGTCGGGCTCGCTCGCACGTCCTTCATCGACCTCGACACGCAGGGGTACTCGCGCATCGACTTCGTGACCCCGGGCGTCCTGGCGCTGGCCGTCATGTCGACGGCGTTCACGTCGCAGGCCATCGCGACGGCGTTCGACCGTCGCAACGGCGTCCTGCGGCTGCTGTCCACGACGCCGCTGGGCCGCGGAGGCCTGCTCGCGGGGAAGATCCTCGGGGTGCTCGCGGTCGAGGTGGTCCAGGTGGTCGTGCTCGGCGGGGTCGCGCTCGCCCTGGGCTGGTCCCCGGACCCGGCGGGGATCCTGCCCGCGCTGCTCGCGGTGCTGCTCGGCACCGCGGCGTTCACGAGCCTCGCACTCCTGCTCGCGGGGACGCTGCGCGCCGAGGGCGTGCTCGCGGTCGCGAACCTGCTGCTCGTCCTGCTGACCGTCGCGGGCGGCGTGCTCGTCCCTGCGGCCCAGCTCCCCGGGGCGCTCGAGCAGGTCGCGCTGCTGCTGCCGTCGGGCGCGCTCGGCGAGGCCATGCGGGGAGCGCTGCTCCTCGGCGAGGTGCCCGCGTTCTCGGTGGTCGTGCTGCTCGGCTGGACCGCGGCCCTCGGGTGGGGAGCGGGCAAGCTGTTCCGCTGGCACTGA
- a CDS encoding ABC transporter ATP-binding protein, with translation MPDSPAVVLQDVVKRYDGRAVVDHLSLTASRGAVTAVLGPNGAGKTTTIECCEGLRAPDEGSVRVLGLDPLLNARDLRPRVGVMLQDGGLPTGVRALEMLHHVASMYANPRDVAEITERLGLASFARTTVRRLSGGQRQRLALAAAIVGRPEVVFLDEPSAGMDPQSRHAVWELVRELRADGVGIVLTTHLMDEAEDLADHVYIVDHGQVIASGATAELLHAGPSADGNRTLRLEAREGLDTGALRKRVESGPTTSPASAWTVTETQPGSYSVTGPVDPSTVAVVTAWLADEGALASRLTIGRRTLEDVFLDLTGRELR, from the coding sequence GTGCCCGACTCCCCCGCCGTCGTCCTCCAGGACGTGGTCAAGCGTTATGACGGCCGGGCGGTCGTCGACCACCTGAGCCTGACCGCCTCCCGAGGCGCCGTGACCGCCGTCCTCGGCCCCAACGGGGCCGGCAAGACCACCACGATCGAGTGCTGCGAAGGCCTGCGCGCCCCCGACGAGGGCAGCGTGCGGGTCCTCGGCCTCGACCCCCTGCTGAACGCGCGCGACCTGCGCCCGCGCGTCGGGGTCATGCTCCAGGACGGCGGGCTGCCCACGGGCGTGCGCGCGCTGGAGATGCTGCACCACGTCGCGTCGATGTACGCGAACCCTCGCGACGTGGCGGAGATCACGGAACGCCTGGGGCTCGCGAGCTTCGCCCGGACGACGGTCCGGCGCCTGTCGGGCGGTCAACGTCAACGCCTCGCGCTCGCCGCGGCGATCGTGGGCCGGCCCGAGGTCGTGTTCCTCGACGAGCCGAGCGCGGGCATGGACCCCCAGAGCCGCCACGCGGTGTGGGAGCTCGTGCGCGAGCTGCGCGCGGACGGCGTCGGGATCGTCCTGACGACGCACCTCATGGACGAGGCCGAGGACCTCGCGGACCACGTGTACATCGTGGACCACGGGCAGGTCATCGCCTCGGGCGCGACCGCCGAGCTCCTGCACGCGGGCCCGTCCGCGGACGGGAACCGCACGCTGCGCCTGGAGGCCCGCGAGGGCCTGGACACCGGTGCGCTCCGCAAGCGGGTCGAGTCCGGCCCGACGACGTCGCCCGCCTCGGCGTGGACCGTCACCGAGACGCAGCCCGGCTCGTACAGCGTGACCGGGCCGGTCGACCCGTCGACCGTCGCCGTCGTGACCGCGTGGCTCGCGGACGAGGGAGCGCTCGCCTCGCGCCTGACGATCGGCCGCCGCACCCTCGAGGACGTGTTCCTCGACCTGACAGGACGAGAGCTCCGATGA
- a CDS encoding helix-turn-helix transcriptional regulator, with product MSDDARTSRAVPPAGPLALQGPNDTHAPVDGDGTTRERVLALIVSDGPVSAASLATDLGLTPAGVRRHLAQLETDGQITVHESGAGTGMRGRPARHYVATNRGQSELSGAYPDLATQALRYLRDVAGEDAVEEFAHRRLEELTDRYASRITADDVAGRAEQLATVLAEDGFAASVRPVAGTATVQLCQGHCPVQHVAEEFPQLCDAEAQVFSQLLGSHVQRLATLAGGGHACTTNVPVLPGVTRAPEASDAVGYQTTGRRATARGPRAPAHPPARHPEPTGSSTTAPPPPSVVDGTWKE from the coding sequence ATGAGCGACGACGCACGTACCTCCCGCGCCGTGCCGCCCGCAGGACCCCTCGCCCTCCAGGGCCCGAACGACACGCACGCCCCAGTCGACGGCGACGGCACCACGCGCGAGCGCGTCCTCGCGCTCATCGTCTCCGACGGTCCCGTGAGCGCTGCCTCGCTCGCGACCGACCTCGGCCTCACGCCCGCAGGCGTCCGCCGCCACCTCGCCCAGCTCGAGACCGACGGTCAGATCACCGTCCACGAGTCGGGCGCGGGCACCGGGATGCGCGGGCGTCCTGCCCGCCACTACGTCGCGACGAACCGCGGCCAGTCCGAGCTCTCGGGCGCCTACCCCGACCTCGCGACCCAGGCGCTGCGCTACCTGCGGGACGTCGCCGGGGAGGACGCGGTCGAGGAGTTCGCGCACCGCCGCCTCGAGGAGCTCACCGACCGCTACGCGAGCCGCATCACGGCCGACGACGTCGCGGGCCGTGCCGAGCAGCTCGCCACGGTCCTCGCGGAGGACGGGTTCGCGGCGAGCGTGCGCCCCGTCGCCGGGACCGCGACCGTCCAGCTCTGCCAGGGGCACTGCCCGGTCCAGCACGTCGCCGAGGAGTTCCCCCAGCTCTGCGACGCCGAGGCCCAGGTCTTCTCCCAGCTCCTCGGCTCGCACGTCCAGCGGCTCGCGACCCTCGCGGGCGGCGGGCACGCCTGCACGACCAACGTCCCCGTGCTCCCCGGGGTGACCCGCGCCCCCGAGGCGAGCGACGCCGTCGGGTACCAGACCACCGGACGCCGTGCCACCGCGCGCGGACCGCGCGCCCCGGCGCACCCCCCAGCACGACACCCCGAACCGACAGGTTCATCGACCACCGCCCCACCGCCCCCCTCCGTCGTCGACGGAACGTGGAAGGAATGA
- the sufB gene encoding Fe-S cluster assembly protein SufB encodes MSAPTQDTAGVSQSTGQSDEEIIASIGSYGYGWHDKDDAGATAQRGLSEAVVRNISALKSEPEWMLNYRLKALRLFDKKPMPNWGSDLSGIDFDNIKYFVRSTEKQATSWDDLPEDIKETYDKLGIPEAEKQRLVAGVAAQYESEVVYHQINEELEKQGVIFLDTDTALREHPELFQEYFGTVIPSGDNKFAALNSSVWSGGSFVYVPPGVHVEIPLQAYFRINTENMGQFERTLIIADEGSYVHYVEGCTAPIYSSDSLHSAVVEIIVKKNARVRYTTIQNWSNNVYNLVTKRATAAEGATMEWVDGNIGSKVTMKYPAIYLLGEHAKGETLSIAFAGEGQHQDAGAKMVHAAPHTSSSIVSKSVARGGGRTSYRGLVQVLEGAEHSASTVLCDALLVDQISRSDTYPYVDVREDDVSMGHEATVSRVSEDQLFYLMSRGMAETEAMAMIVRGFVEPIARELPMEYALELNRLIELQMEGSVG; translated from the coding sequence ATGAGCGCTCCCACCCAGGACACCGCCGGCGTGTCCCAGAGCACCGGCCAGTCCGACGAGGAGATCATCGCCTCGATCGGCTCCTACGGCTACGGCTGGCACGACAAGGACGACGCCGGCGCGACGGCGCAGCGTGGCCTCTCCGAGGCGGTCGTGCGCAACATCTCCGCGCTCAAGAGCGAGCCCGAGTGGATGCTGAACTACCGCCTCAAGGCCCTGCGCCTGTTCGACAAGAAGCCCATGCCCAACTGGGGCAGCGACCTGTCGGGCATCGACTTCGACAACATCAAGTACTTCGTGCGGTCCACCGAGAAGCAGGCGACCTCGTGGGACGACCTGCCCGAGGACATCAAGGAGACCTACGACAAGCTCGGCATCCCCGAGGCGGAGAAGCAGCGCCTCGTCGCCGGCGTCGCGGCCCAGTACGAGTCCGAGGTGGTCTACCACCAGATCAACGAGGAGCTCGAGAAGCAGGGCGTCATCTTCCTCGACACCGACACCGCGCTGCGCGAGCACCCCGAGCTCTTCCAGGAGTACTTCGGCACCGTCATCCCCTCGGGTGACAACAAGTTCGCCGCGCTCAACTCGTCCGTGTGGTCCGGCGGCTCGTTCGTCTACGTCCCCCCGGGCGTCCACGTCGAGATCCCGCTCCAGGCCTACTTCCGCATCAACACGGAGAACATGGGCCAGTTCGAGCGCACGCTGATCATCGCGGACGAGGGCTCGTACGTGCACTACGTCGAGGGCTGCACCGCCCCGATCTACTCGAGCGACTCGCTGCACTCCGCGGTCGTCGAGATCATCGTCAAGAAGAACGCCCGCGTGCGTTACACGACCATCCAGAACTGGTCGAACAACGTGTACAACCTCGTCACCAAGCGTGCGACGGCCGCCGAGGGCGCGACGATGGAGTGGGTCGACGGCAACATCGGCTCCAAGGTCACCATGAAGTACCCCGCGATCTACCTGCTCGGCGAGCACGCCAAGGGCGAGACGCTGTCGATCGCGTTCGCGGGCGAGGGCCAGCACCAGGACGCGGGCGCCAAGATGGTGCACGCCGCCCCCCACACGTCCTCCTCGATCGTCTCGAAGTCCGTGGCGCGCGGCGGTGGGCGCACGTCCTACCGCGGTCTCGTCCAGGTCCTCGAGGGAGCGGAGCACTCCGCCTCCACCGTTCTGTGCGACGCGCTGCTCGTCGACCAGATCTCCCGGTCCGACACCTACCCGTACGTCGACGTCCGCGAGGACGACGTGTCGATGGGTCACGAGGCGACCGTGTCGCGCGTGAGCGAGGACCAGCTGTTCTACCTCATGTCCCGAGGCATGGCGGAGACCGAGGCCATGGCCATGATCGTGCGCGGGTTCGTCGAGCCCATCGCCCGTGAGCTGCCCATGGAGTACGCGCTCGAGCTCAACCGCCTCATCGAACTGCAGATGGAAGGGTCCGTCGGCTAA
- the sufD gene encoding Fe-S cluster assembly protein SufD, whose translation MTTTASTTQTEPVGLSTDHSQAVQDGAHSHGVGGTPQGSRAERITSFDPAVITEPTGREEEWRFSPVKRLAPLFSTQLGSAGVRTTVVEAPEVNVAIVGRDDERLGRAGVPGDRTAVTAWNAFDEATVVTIPAEAVASDVTSVRIEGLSDEPTATHLLIQAERHSESVVVIDHVGSATLTETVEIVVEDGAHLTVVSVQDWSAGAVHASSHRARIGRDAKLKHVVVTFGGDVVRVTPDAEFTGTGGEVEMVGLYFADADQHQEHRLFVDHAVPSCKSRVTYKGALQGEGAHTVWVGDVLIRTEAEGTDTYELNRNLVLSDGARADSVPNLEIETGLIEGAGHASATGRFDDEQLFYLQARGIPEADARRLVVRGFFAELIQEIGVPSVEERLLTSIEAELAKSMSVIEGR comes from the coding sequence ATGACTACTACTGCGAGCACCACACAGACCGAGCCGGTCGGCCTGAGCACGGACCACTCCCAGGCCGTCCAGGACGGCGCTCACTCGCACGGGGTCGGCGGCACGCCGCAGGGCTCCCGCGCCGAGCGCATCACCTCGTTCGACCCGGCCGTCATCACCGAGCCCACGGGCCGCGAGGAGGAGTGGCGCTTCTCCCCGGTCAAGCGCCTCGCCCCGCTGTTCTCGACCCAGCTCGGCAGCGCCGGCGTGCGCACGACCGTGGTCGAGGCCCCCGAGGTCAACGTCGCGATCGTCGGCCGTGACGACGAGCGCCTCGGCCGCGCGGGCGTCCCGGGCGACCGCACCGCCGTGACCGCGTGGAACGCGTTCGACGAGGCGACCGTCGTCACGATCCCGGCCGAGGCCGTGGCCAGCGACGTCACGTCCGTGCGTATCGAAGGACTGTCCGACGAGCCCACCGCGACGCACCTGCTGATCCAGGCCGAGCGCCACAGCGAGTCCGTCGTGGTCATCGACCACGTGGGTTCCGCGACGCTCACCGAGACCGTCGAGATCGTCGTCGAGGACGGCGCGCACCTCACGGTCGTCTCCGTGCAGGACTGGAGCGCGGGCGCCGTGCACGCGAGCTCGCACCGCGCTCGCATCGGCCGCGACGCCAAGCTCAAGCACGTCGTCGTGACCTTCGGCGGAGACGTCGTCCGCGTGACCCCGGACGCCGAGTTCACCGGTACCGGTGGCGAGGTCGAGATGGTCGGCCTGTACTTCGCGGACGCCGACCAGCACCAGGAGCACCGCCTCTTCGTCGACCACGCCGTGCCGAGCTGCAAGTCGCGCGTCACCTACAAGGGCGCGCTGCAGGGCGAGGGCGCGCACACGGTCTGGGTCGGCGACGTGCTGATCCGTACCGAGGCCGAGGGCACCGACACCTACGAGCTCAACCGCAACCTCGTCCTGTCGGACGGCGCGCGCGCGGACTCGGTGCCGAACCTCGAGATCGAGACGGGCCTCATCGAGGGAGCCGGGCACGCCTCGGCCACCGGTCGCTTCGACGACGAGCAGCTCTTCTACCTGCAGGCGCGCGGCATCCCCGAGGCCGACGCGCGTCGCCTCGTGGTCCGCGGGTTCTTCGCCGAGCTCATCCAGGAGATCGGCGTCCCCTCGGTCGAGGAGCGCCTGCTCACCTCGATCGAGGCCGAGCTCGCCAAGTCGATGAGCGTCATCGAAGGCCGGTGA
- a CDS encoding non-heme iron oxygenase ferredoxin subunit, whose product MTAQLACMTDDVAPEEALRVELEGESGPVEVAVVRDGDGNWHAISDICSHGAVSLSDGEVEGCFIECWLHGSQFDLRTGMPTALPAMRPVPVYPVTIDGERVLVDIDQTVSPS is encoded by the coding sequence ATGACTGCACAGCTTGCTTGCATGACCGACGACGTGGCGCCCGAGGAGGCGCTGCGTGTGGAGCTCGAGGGCGAGAGCGGCCCTGTCGAGGTCGCGGTCGTCCGCGACGGCGACGGGAACTGGCACGCCATCTCGGACATCTGCTCCCACGGCGCGGTCTCGCTGTCCGACGGCGAGGTCGAGGGCTGCTTCATCGAGTGCTGGCTGCACGGCTCGCAGTTCGACCTGCGGACCGGCATGCCCACCGCGCTGCCCGCGATGCGCCCCGTGCCCGTCTACCCGGTCACGATCGACGGCGAGCGCGTGCTCGTCGACATCGACCAGACCGTCTCCCCGTCCTGA
- the sufC gene encoding Fe-S cluster assembly ATPase SufC — translation MSTLEIRDLHVSVETKEGPKPILRGVDLTINAGETHAIMGPNGSGKSTLAYSIAGHPKYTITSGTVTLDGEDVLAMTVDERARAGMFLAMQYPVEVPGVSVSNFLRTAKTAIDGEAPALRTWVKDVKGAMENLRMDSSFAERSVNEGFSGGEKKRHEILQMELLKPSIAILDETDSGLDVDALRIVSEGVNRAKESTDVGVLLITHYTRILRYIKPDFVHVFVDGRIAEEGGPELADRLENEGYDRFLTTGAATA, via the coding sequence ATGTCCACTCTGGAGATCCGCGACCTGCACGTCAGCGTCGAGACCAAGGAAGGGCCGAAGCCGATCCTGCGCGGCGTCGACCTGACCATCAACGCGGGCGAGACCCACGCGATCATGGGCCCCAACGGCTCGGGCAAGTCGACCCTCGCCTACTCGATCGCCGGCCACCCCAAGTACACGATCACGAGCGGTACCGTGACGCTCGACGGCGAGGACGTCCTCGCGATGACGGTCGACGAGCGTGCCCGTGCGGGCATGTTCCTCGCCATGCAGTACCCGGTCGAGGTCCCCGGCGTGTCCGTCTCGAACTTCCTGCGCACCGCCAAGACCGCGATCGACGGCGAGGCCCCCGCGCTGCGCACGTGGGTCAAGGACGTCAAGGGCGCCATGGAGAACCTGCGCATGGACTCGTCCTTCGCGGAGCGCTCGGTCAACGAGGGCTTCTCCGGTGGTGAGAAGAAGCGCCACGAGATCCTGCAGATGGAGCTCCTCAAGCCGAGCATCGCGATCCTCGACGAGACCGACTCGGGCCTCGACGTCGACGCGCTGCGCATCGTCTCCGAGGGCGTCAACCGCGCCAAGGAGTCCACGGACGTCGGCGTGCTGCTCATCACGCACTACACGCGCATCCTGCGCTACATCAAGCCGGACTTCGTGCACGTGTTCGTCGACGGCCGCATCGCCGAGGAGGGCGGCCCCGAGCTCGCCGACCGTCTCGAGAACGAGGGCTACGACCGCTTCCTGACGACGGGCGCGGCCACGGCCTGA
- a CDS encoding cysteine desulfurase, with amino-acid sequence MTTTDTVRAGLSATELAAVRADFPLLARTVRGGRPLVYLDSGATSQKPQVVLDTEVDFYEERNAAVHRGAHQLAEEATEAFEDARSAVARFVGADADEIVWTSGATAAINLVTYALSNATIGRGGEAARRFALAPGDEIVLTEAEHHANLVPWQELAARTGAVLRWFGVDDDGRIRVDEADSVITERTRVVAFTHASNVTGAITPVAPIVARAKEVGALTFLDACQSVPHLPVDLHALDVDFAAFSGHKMLGPTGIGALYGRRELLEALPPVTTGGSMIEVVTMTEATYMPPPQRFEAGTQAVAQIVGLGVAAQYLDELGMENVAAHEHDLAVELLKIADVPGVRIIGPATPEDRLAVVSFVVEGVHAHDVGQVLDAAGIAVRVGHHCAQPLHRRFGIAATARASASVYTTSEDVTAFREGLAGVRAFFSVD; translated from the coding sequence ATGACCACCACCGACACCGTGCGGGCCGGGCTGAGCGCCACCGAGCTCGCCGCCGTGCGAGCCGACTTCCCGCTGCTCGCCCGCACGGTGCGGGGTGGACGTCCGCTCGTCTACCTCGACTCGGGCGCCACGTCGCAGAAGCCGCAGGTCGTGCTCGACACCGAGGTCGACTTCTACGAGGAGCGCAACGCCGCGGTGCACCGCGGCGCGCACCAGCTCGCGGAGGAGGCGACCGAGGCGTTCGAGGACGCCCGGTCCGCGGTGGCCCGCTTCGTGGGGGCCGACGCCGACGAGATCGTCTGGACGTCCGGGGCCACGGCCGCGATCAACCTCGTCACGTACGCGCTGTCCAACGCGACGATCGGTCGTGGGGGAGAGGCGGCCCGCCGCTTCGCCCTGGCCCCGGGCGACGAGATCGTCCTGACCGAGGCCGAGCACCACGCCAACCTCGTGCCGTGGCAGGAGCTCGCCGCGCGCACGGGCGCCGTGCTGCGCTGGTTCGGCGTCGACGACGACGGGCGCATCCGCGTCGACGAGGCGGACTCGGTCATCACCGAGCGCACGCGCGTCGTCGCGTTCACGCACGCCTCGAACGTGACCGGAGCGATCACGCCAGTCGCGCCGATCGTGGCACGGGCCAAGGAGGTCGGGGCGCTCACGTTCCTCGACGCGTGCCAGTCCGTGCCGCACCTGCCCGTGGACCTGCACGCCCTCGACGTCGACTTCGCGGCGTTCTCGGGGCACAAGATGCTCGGCCCCACGGGGATCGGGGCGCTCTACGGGCGCCGTGAGCTGCTCGAGGCGCTGCCCCCGGTCACGACCGGCGGGTCCATGATCGAGGTCGTCACCATGACCGAGGCCACGTACATGCCGCCGCCGCAGCGCTTCGAGGCCGGCACGCAGGCCGTCGCGCAGATCGTCGGCCTCGGCGTCGCCGCGCAGTACCTCGACGAGCTGGGCATGGAGAACGTCGCCGCCCACGAGCACGACCTCGCGGTCGAGCTCCTCAAGATCGCCGACGTCCCGGGCGTGCGGATCATCGGCCCGGCCACACCGGAGGACCGCCTCGCGGTCGTCTCGTTCGTCGTCGAGGGCGTCCACGCGCACGACGTGGGCCAGGTGCTCGACGCCGCCGGCATCGCGGTGCGGGTCGGTCACCACTGCGCCCAGCCCCTGCACCGCCGGTTCGGGATCGCCGCCACGGCACGCGCCTCGGCCTCGGTGTACACGACGTCCGAGGACGTCACGGCGTTCCGGGAAGGTTTGGCGGGGGTCCGGGCGTTCTTCTCAGTGGACTGA
- the sufU gene encoding Fe-S cluster assembly sulfur transfer protein SufU, translating into MSSSLEQMYQQVILDHAKSPHGRGFVELSEGHLHGESHQINPTCGDEVTMRVEFDTADPQSPTISSVSWEGQGCSISQASLSVLTDLVTGAPVAESEHLGDVFRQLMQSRGKGLDDDLEDQLGDATAFTGVAQFPARIKCALLGWAALRDTLATSGVLTDAHSTQQPALDQTTSPQSPQENR; encoded by the coding sequence ATGAGCAGCTCGTTGGAGCAGATGTACCAGCAGGTCATCCTCGACCACGCGAAGTCCCCCCACGGGCGAGGCTTCGTGGAACTCTCGGAGGGGCACCTGCACGGTGAGTCGCACCAGATCAACCCCACGTGCGGCGACGAGGTCACGATGCGCGTCGAGTTCGACACCGCCGACCCGCAGTCCCCGACCATCTCGAGCGTGAGCTGGGAGGGGCAGGGCTGCAGCATCTCGCAGGCTTCCCTGTCGGTGCTCACGGACCTCGTCACCGGGGCACCCGTCGCGGAGTCCGAGCACCTCGGCGACGTCTTCCGCCAGCTCATGCAGTCGCGCGGCAAGGGCCTCGACGACGACCTCGAGGACCAGCTCGGCGACGCCACGGCCTTCACCGGGGTCGCACAGTTCCCGGCCCGCATCAAGTGCGCGCTGCTCGGCTGGGCCGCGCTGCGTGACACCCTGGCGACGTCGGGGGTCCTCACGGACGCCCACTCCACCCAGCAGCCCGCGCTCGACCAGACCACGTCCCCTCAGTCACCTCAGGAGAACCGATGA
- a CDS encoding metal-sulfur cluster assembly factor, whose product MTTETPAASAAPTPPTAADVEEAMRDVIDPELGINVVDLGLVYGIQVDQNNHAVIDMTLTSAACPLTDVIEDQTAQSLDGLIDGFRVNWVWMPPWGPEKITQDGKDQLRALGFNV is encoded by the coding sequence ATGACGACCGAGACCCCCGCCGCCTCCGCGGCGCCGACCCCGCCGACCGCGGCCGACGTCGAGGAGGCCATGCGCGACGTCATCGACCCCGAGCTCGGGATCAACGTCGTCGACCTCGGCCTCGTCTACGGCATCCAGGTCGACCAGAACAACCACGCGGTCATCGACATGACGCTCACGTCCGCGGCCTGCCCGCTGACCGATGTCATCGAGGACCAGACGGCGCAGTCCCTCGACGGGCTGATCGACGGCTTCCGGGTCAACTGGGTCTGGATGCCGCCGTGGGGCCCCGAGAAGATCACGCAGGACGGCAAGGACCAGCTGCGCGCGCTGGGTTTCAACGTCTGA
- a CDS encoding Rid family hydrolase, which yields MKNSVQVIAAVVVTAAVAVPGTAYAKGKLFEPAPTEAVSFITGDTASIADGVAIGKNVSWYKSSGLGPSAMNTAPGVSAEARYIPIDVFPGGQLPAGVTLTEAQGINALMRIGENLTKAGLSYEDVVSMRVFLQNPEGEAKMDFAGWNRAYRQFFANTNLATGATLDVQLGSVTTQPMVVNEARPSRFALEIENLPVNGWLVEVEVDAVYPGTDHKHSK from the coding sequence ATGAAGAACAGCGTCCAGGTCATCGCCGCGGTCGTCGTGACCGCAGCCGTCGCCGTCCCGGGCACCGCCTACGCGAAGGGCAAGCTCTTCGAGCCCGCGCCCACCGAGGCCGTCTCGTTCATCACGGGCGACACGGCCTCGATCGCCGACGGCGTCGCGATCGGCAAGAACGTCTCCTGGTACAAGTCCTCGGGACTCGGTCCGTCGGCGATGAACACGGCCCCCGGCGTGTCGGCCGAGGCACGGTACATCCCGATCGACGTCTTCCCGGGCGGACAGCTGCCCGCCGGGGTCACACTCACCGAGGCCCAGGGCATCAACGCCCTCATGCGCATCGGTGAGAACCTCACGAAGGCCGGGCTGTCCTATGAGGACGTCGTCTCGATGCGGGTCTTCCTGCAGAACCCCGAGGGCGAGGCGAAGATGGACTTCGCGGGGTGGAACCGCGCGTACCGTCAGTTCTTCGCCAACACGAACCTCGCGACCGGCGCGACGCTCGACGTCCAGCTCGGCTCCGTGACGACTCAGCCGATGGTCGTCAACGAGGCGCGTCCCTCGCGCTTCGCGCTCGAGATCGAGAACCTGCCGGTCAACGGGTGGCTCGTCGAGGTCGAGGTGGACGCCGTCTACCCGGGGACGGACCACAAGCACTCGAAGTGA